One genomic segment of Acanthopagrus latus isolate v.2019 chromosome 14, fAcaLat1.1, whole genome shotgun sequence includes these proteins:
- the wnt16 gene encoding protein Wnt-16, with translation MERRNRAVRHLCTLTLLLVCVCPLCCRASWMWLGVTSAGVPEKLGCANLPLSHKQRDLCRKKPYLLPGIQDGARLAITECQSQFRYERWNCSTSQDATVFGYELTSGTKETAFIYAVMAAGLVHAVTRSCSQGNMTECGCDGRLQGSGSAAEGWHWGGCSDHIQYGTWFSRKFIDNAAKNMSTTRGGYTLSTMNQHNSEVGRQAIHRTMSTHCRCHGVSGSCAVKTCWRTMAAFDHVGAYLKDRYEHSVQVSDRSRRKSRKKDQRRLPVDKQQLIFFNKSPNYCLEDQRRGIAGTRGRRCNRTSTGPDGCNLLCCGRGYNTHVVRNVQRCECKFVWCCYVRCRRCESMNDMHTCK, from the exons ATGGAGAGACGGAACCGTGCAGTCCGACACTTGTGCACTCtgacgctgctgctggtgtgcGTGTGTCCGCTGTGCTGCAGAGCCAGCTGGAT GTGGTTGGGTGTGACCTCAGCGGGAGTCCCAGAGAAGCTGGGCTGTGCCAACCTCCCTCTGAGCCACAAACAGCGCGACCTGTGTCGGAAGAAGCCGTACCTGCTGCCTGGCATCCAAGACGGAGCCCGGCTGGCCATCACCGAGTGTCAGAGTCAGTTCAGATATGAAAGGTGGAACTGCTCCACCAGCCAGGACGCCACCGTGTTCGGATACGAGCTGACGAGCG GAACCAAAGAAACAGCATTTATCTATGCAGTGATGGCTGCGGGGCTGGTCCACGCCGTGACGCGCTCCTGCAGTCAGGGCAACATGACAGAGTGTGGCTGTGATGGCCGGCTGCAGGGCAGCGGCTCGGCAGCGGAAGGCTGGCACTGGGGAGGCTGCTCAGACCACATCCAGTATGGGACCTGGTTCAGCCGCAAGTTCATCGACAACGCCGCCAAAAACATGTCGACGACCAGAGGAGGGTACACGCTGAGCACCATGAACCAGCACAACAGTGAGGTCGGACGCCAG GCAATCCACAGGACGATGTCCACACACTGTCGTTGTCATGGCGTCTCTGGCTCCTGTGCTGTGAAGACATGTTGGAGGACAATGGCGGCATTTGATCATGTCGGCGCGTACCTGAAGGACAGGTACGAACACAGCGTTCAGGTGTCAGACCGCTCCAGGAGGAAGAGTAGGAAAAAAGATCAGCGTCGCCTCCCCGTTGACAAACAGCAACTCATCTTCTTCAACAAGTCTCCAAACTACTGCCTGGAGGATCAGCGGCGTGGCATCGCCGGAACCAGAGGACGCCGCTGCAACCGGACGTCCACCGGGCCGGACGGCTGCAACCTGCTGTGCTGCGGCCGAGGATACAACACACATGTGGTGAGAAACGTCCAGCGCTGCGAATGCAAGTTCGTCTGGTGCTGCTACGTCCGCTGCAGGCGCTGCGAGAGCATGAATGACATGCACACctgtaaataa
- the cped1 gene encoding cadherin-like and PC-esterase domain-containing protein 1 isoform X2, with product MGRHLVSDPEVQLYQRVLQQLDYEVQMSRYTETSSFLRSNQGVTGWSLLLCLSSSERSCLRRISFYHLQSHQMVNLLPGLMEAFSDAGGGLCHFYSHSHLTGSELPMRPFSCGLTNQKLQGVPPPALVAVVNVYVLVTSVNPLISFLHDISVVTTNQEQRGRARKLRDFLLQQLGTNTSHEALGQVKKVIGEVLQAAVSTTQRQQTLHRCVLCYQLLTFSLLFSGSVTPVVVQVETDLTLSALSDETFDRQITKDLILEDTLRFLLSSHTHLSSHTDGRQYGGCRGTHCLSEDEFLLLLQFQRQMKTPSAFQLLSPSSSSSSSSSSSAPLSVADLVIRISHYYELQTNCSHRTDETEELTNQGSAQSSSQDEGVCLDPHLRQIYTDPPLTLTPPFSPWVKEYHAEVAFDLVTVRIRPEPVRPNCRVHLDEHRGPRMANYPVGLGDSRISILVTDDTEQEPVIMTIYTVHMYRESRPSLPMFGEHVMCSFVQDCGLLVQPGLSCGLQPFIKSHASLHTCSSGHQPGRWVVPCLSCSDNRTCDWREVAWQPDGCYHPLVDRPLLQHCMRDRKVLFIGDSTNRGMMYFLMERVNVSLEDWGKAHDTLVYRNLNGNRTQVSYSYYPQFWLEKKKRPTFRQALLQLIDRSRPLVNSNLTVLVVGGVQWLNTDHLRTIREVLNRVSLSDVLVVVKSLGMGFHLPVDGIRSLSPREIQDLYRENLNIIVTAKHHGYEVIDTFSITMGRYKEFLQGRCACHFHQVDKFWSSRLPENMTSTTTRTRTGPGLSIKSAVHDMDQETWPKPSSYHVRGPVNQVYSEILLSRLCPRNT from the exons ATGGGTCGACACCTGGTCTCAGACCCAGAGGTCCAGCTGTACCagagagtcctgcagcagctggactATGAGGTCCAGATGTCCAGATACACCGAGACCAGCAGCTTCCTGCGGAGTAACCaag GTGTGACTGGGTGGAGCTTGTTACTGTGTCTCAGTAgttcagagagaagctgtttgAGGAGAATCTCCTTCTACCACCTGCAGAGTCATCAGATG gtgaaCTTGTTGCCTGGGCTGATGGAGGCGTTCTCTGACGCAGGTGGAGGTCTCTGTCACTTCTACAGCCACTCGCACCTGACAG GCTCTGAATTACCCATGAGGCCATTCTCCTGTGGATTGACCAATCAGAAGCTGCAGGGTGTCCCGCCTCCTGCTCTGGTTGCCGTGGTGAATGTTTACGTCCTGGTGACCTCAGTGAACCCACTGATTTCTTTCCTGCATGACATCAGCGTGGTGACGACCAATCAGGAGCAGAGGGGGCGGGCCAGGAAG cTCAGggacttcctgctgcagcagttgGGAACAAACACTTCCCATGAGGCTTTGGGGCAGGTGAAGAAGGTGATTGGTGAAGTGCTGCAGGCAGCTGTGTCGACCACTCAGAGGCAACAAACTCTCCACAG gtgtgtgttgtgttaccAGCTGCTCACCTTCAGTCTGCTCTTCAGTGGCTCTGTCACACCTGTCGTGGTCCAG GTGGAAACAGACCTGACGCTCTCTGCCCTGTCTGATGAAACGTTTGACCGACAGATCACCAAAGACCTGATCCTGGAGGACACACTGCGCTTCCtgctgtcctcacacacacacctgtcctcacacacagatggcagacag tatGGTGGCTGCAGAGGGACACACTGTTTGTCAGAAGatgagtttcttcttctgctccagtTTCAGCGGCAGATGAAGACGCCTTCAGCCTTTCAGCTG CTGtctcccagctcctcctcctcctcctcctcctcctcctcagctcctctaaGTGTCGCTGATCTTGTGATCAGGATCAGTCATTACTACGAGCTGCAGACCAACTGCAGCCACAG AACTGATGAGACAGAagaactgaccaatcagggctCAGCTCAGTCTTCTTCACAGGATGAAG gtgtgtgtctggACCCTCACCTCAGACAGATCTACACCGACCCCCCCCTCACTCTGACCCCGCCCTTCAGCCCCTGGGTGAAGGAGTACCACGCCGAGGTTGCCTTTGACCTGGTGACGGTTCGTATCCGACCCGAGCCCGTCAGACCGAACTGTCGGGTCCACCTTGACGAGCACCGAGGCCCCAG GATGGCGAACTACCCCGTCGGACTCGGCGATAGCAGGATCAGCATCCTAGTGACGGACGACACTGAGCAGGAGCCCGTCATCATGACGATCTACACCGTCCACATGTACCGCGAGAGCCGGCCCAGTTTGCCCATGTTCGGGGAACATGTGATGTGCAGCTTCGTGCAG GACTGCGGTCTGCTGGTTCAGCCCGGTCTCTCCTGTGGTCTCCAGCCCTTCATCAAGTCTCACGCTTCacttcacacctgcagctccgGACATCAACCag GTCGGTGGGTGGTTCCGTGTCTCAGCTGTTCTGACAACAGGACGTGTGATTGGAGGGAGGTTGCCTGGCAACCAGATGGCTGTTACCACCCGCTGGTGGACCGTCCTCTGTTGCAGCACTGTATGAGGGACAGGAAG GTGTTGTTCATCGGGGACTCGACCAATCGTGGGATGATGTACTTCCTGATGGAGCGAGTGAACGTCAGTCTGGAGGACTGGGGAAAGGCTCACGACACGCTGGTCTACAGGAACCTGAACGGCAACCGGACCCAGGTCAGCTACTCGTACTACCCTCAGTTCTGgttggagaagaagaagaggccgACGTTCAGAcaggctctgctgcagctcatcGACAG GTCACGACCTCTAGTGAATTCTAACCTGACAGTCCTGGTGGTGGGCGGAGTCCAGTGGCTCAACACAGATCACCTGAGGACCATCAGAGAGGTGCTCAACAG agTCTCCCTTAGTGAcgtgctggtggtggtgaaatCTTTGGGGATGGGCTTCCATCTTCCTGTGGATGGGATCCGATCCCTCAGTCCG AGAGAGATCCAGGATTTGTACAGAGAGAATCTAAACATCATCGTCACAGCAAAGCATCATGGGTACGAGGTGATCGACACGTTCAGCATCACAATGGGTCGATACAAAGAGTTCCTGCAGGGCCGCTGTGCCTGCCACTTCCACCAG GTGGACAAGTTTTGGTCCAGCAGGCTTCCAGAAAATATGACGTCCACaaccaccagaaccagaaccggaCCAGGACTCAGCATCAAATCAGCTGTGCACGACATGGACCAGGAGACGTGGCCCAAACCCTCGTCCTACCATGTGAGAGGACCAGTGAACCAGGTGTACTCTGAGATCCTGCTGAGCCGCCTGTGTCCCAGAaacacctga
- the cped1 gene encoding cadherin-like and PC-esterase domain-containing protein 1 isoform X1, whose product MRCLLASAGGLLLREAGMLLRRRSCSAPLLLLGVAVCLFYQTLMVARNRLRSGQQQHAADIRSRRPADEVLMEETRRFINTLETVQAQVRSQPSPLRLRAVVLMGRHLVSDPEVQLYQRVLQQLDYEVQMSRYTETSSFLRSNQGVTGWSLLLCLSSSERSCLRRISFYHLQSHQMVNLLPGLMEAFSDAGGGLCHFYSHSHLTGSELPMRPFSCGLTNQKLQGVPPPALVAVVNVYVLVTSVNPLISFLHDISVVTTNQEQRGRARKLRDFLLQQLGTNTSHEALGQVKKVIGEVLQAAVSTTQRQQTLHRCVLCYQLLTFSLLFSGSVTPVVVQVETDLTLSALSDETFDRQITKDLILEDTLRFLLSSHTHLSSHTDGRQYGGCRGTHCLSEDEFLLLLQFQRQMKTPSAFQLLSPSSSSSSSSSSSAPLSVADLVIRISHYYELQTNCSHRTDETEELTNQGSAQSSSQDEGVCLDPHLRQIYTDPPLTLTPPFSPWVKEYHAEVAFDLVTVRIRPEPVRPNCRVHLDEHRGPRMANYPVGLGDSRISILVTDDTEQEPVIMTIYTVHMYRESRPSLPMFGEHVMCSFVQDCGLLVQPGLSCGLQPFIKSHASLHTCSSGHQPGRWVVPCLSCSDNRTCDWREVAWQPDGCYHPLVDRPLLQHCMRDRKVLFIGDSTNRGMMYFLMERVNVSLEDWGKAHDTLVYRNLNGNRTQVSYSYYPQFWLEKKKRPTFRQALLQLIDRSRPLVNSNLTVLVVGGVQWLNTDHLRTIREVLNRVSLSDVLVVVKSLGMGFHLPVDGIRSLSPREIQDLYRENLNIIVTAKHHGYEVIDTFSITMGRYKEFLQGRCACHFHQVDKFWSSRLPENMTSTTTRTRTGPGLSIKSAVHDMDQETWPKPSSYHVRGPVNQVYSEILLSRLCPRNT is encoded by the exons gCCCAGGTCCGGTCTCAGCCGTCTCCCCTCCGTCTCCGGGCAGTGGTACTGATGGGTCGACACCTGGTCTCAGACCCAGAGGTCCAGCTGTACCagagagtcctgcagcagctggactATGAGGTCCAGATGTCCAGATACACCGAGACCAGCAGCTTCCTGCGGAGTAACCaag GTGTGACTGGGTGGAGCTTGTTACTGTGTCTCAGTAgttcagagagaagctgtttgAGGAGAATCTCCTTCTACCACCTGCAGAGTCATCAGATG gtgaaCTTGTTGCCTGGGCTGATGGAGGCGTTCTCTGACGCAGGTGGAGGTCTCTGTCACTTCTACAGCCACTCGCACCTGACAG GCTCTGAATTACCCATGAGGCCATTCTCCTGTGGATTGACCAATCAGAAGCTGCAGGGTGTCCCGCCTCCTGCTCTGGTTGCCGTGGTGAATGTTTACGTCCTGGTGACCTCAGTGAACCCACTGATTTCTTTCCTGCATGACATCAGCGTGGTGACGACCAATCAGGAGCAGAGGGGGCGGGCCAGGAAG cTCAGggacttcctgctgcagcagttgGGAACAAACACTTCCCATGAGGCTTTGGGGCAGGTGAAGAAGGTGATTGGTGAAGTGCTGCAGGCAGCTGTGTCGACCACTCAGAGGCAACAAACTCTCCACAG gtgtgtgttgtgttaccAGCTGCTCACCTTCAGTCTGCTCTTCAGTGGCTCTGTCACACCTGTCGTGGTCCAG GTGGAAACAGACCTGACGCTCTCTGCCCTGTCTGATGAAACGTTTGACCGACAGATCACCAAAGACCTGATCCTGGAGGACACACTGCGCTTCCtgctgtcctcacacacacacctgtcctcacacacagatggcagacag tatGGTGGCTGCAGAGGGACACACTGTTTGTCAGAAGatgagtttcttcttctgctccagtTTCAGCGGCAGATGAAGACGCCTTCAGCCTTTCAGCTG CTGtctcccagctcctcctcctcctcctcctcctcctcctcagctcctctaaGTGTCGCTGATCTTGTGATCAGGATCAGTCATTACTACGAGCTGCAGACCAACTGCAGCCACAG AACTGATGAGACAGAagaactgaccaatcagggctCAGCTCAGTCTTCTTCACAGGATGAAG gtgtgtgtctggACCCTCACCTCAGACAGATCTACACCGACCCCCCCCTCACTCTGACCCCGCCCTTCAGCCCCTGGGTGAAGGAGTACCACGCCGAGGTTGCCTTTGACCTGGTGACGGTTCGTATCCGACCCGAGCCCGTCAGACCGAACTGTCGGGTCCACCTTGACGAGCACCGAGGCCCCAG GATGGCGAACTACCCCGTCGGACTCGGCGATAGCAGGATCAGCATCCTAGTGACGGACGACACTGAGCAGGAGCCCGTCATCATGACGATCTACACCGTCCACATGTACCGCGAGAGCCGGCCCAGTTTGCCCATGTTCGGGGAACATGTGATGTGCAGCTTCGTGCAG GACTGCGGTCTGCTGGTTCAGCCCGGTCTCTCCTGTGGTCTCCAGCCCTTCATCAAGTCTCACGCTTCacttcacacctgcagctccgGACATCAACCag GTCGGTGGGTGGTTCCGTGTCTCAGCTGTTCTGACAACAGGACGTGTGATTGGAGGGAGGTTGCCTGGCAACCAGATGGCTGTTACCACCCGCTGGTGGACCGTCCTCTGTTGCAGCACTGTATGAGGGACAGGAAG GTGTTGTTCATCGGGGACTCGACCAATCGTGGGATGATGTACTTCCTGATGGAGCGAGTGAACGTCAGTCTGGAGGACTGGGGAAAGGCTCACGACACGCTGGTCTACAGGAACCTGAACGGCAACCGGACCCAGGTCAGCTACTCGTACTACCCTCAGTTCTGgttggagaagaagaagaggccgACGTTCAGAcaggctctgctgcagctcatcGACAG GTCACGACCTCTAGTGAATTCTAACCTGACAGTCCTGGTGGTGGGCGGAGTCCAGTGGCTCAACACAGATCACCTGAGGACCATCAGAGAGGTGCTCAACAG agTCTCCCTTAGTGAcgtgctggtggtggtgaaatCTTTGGGGATGGGCTTCCATCTTCCTGTGGATGGGATCCGATCCCTCAGTCCG AGAGAGATCCAGGATTTGTACAGAGAGAATCTAAACATCATCGTCACAGCAAAGCATCATGGGTACGAGGTGATCGACACGTTCAGCATCACAATGGGTCGATACAAAGAGTTCCTGCAGGGCCGCTGTGCCTGCCACTTCCACCAG GTGGACAAGTTTTGGTCCAGCAGGCTTCCAGAAAATATGACGTCCACaaccaccagaaccagaaccggaCCAGGACTCAGCATCAAATCAGCTGTGCACGACATGGACCAGGAGACGTGGCCCAAACCCTCGTCCTACCATGTGAGAGGACCAGTGAACCAGGTGTACTCTGAGATCCTGCTGAGCCGCCTGTGTCCCAGAaacacctga